From one Gracilibacillus salinarum genomic stretch:
- a CDS encoding LPXTG cell wall anchor domain-containing protein has product MTKPKLFYSIFLLFFLFSVPIVQATTSQNLINLDGTLNENGKLFDLSNLKPGDWADREITISNQVDHDITYTIDIQYLDGSEAFYNQLSLKITHADGILFDDQLANFSLLSDLTLPPDSTDNLAFSLTFPPESGNEFQGLMTNAEIIITAFDDTETETSSFAVATDSDDGAALPSTATNIINLVIIGAFLLLLGQLCLLYTKWNKRVKE; this is encoded by the coding sequence TTGACCAAGCCGAAACTCTTTTATTCTATATTCCTGCTGTTTTTCTTATTCTCTGTTCCCATCGTGCAGGCGACCACAAGTCAAAACCTGATAAACCTCGATGGAACTTTAAATGAAAATGGTAAGTTATTTGATCTTAGTAACCTGAAGCCCGGAGATTGGGCCGATCGTGAAATTACTATCAGCAATCAAGTCGATCACGATATAACCTATACAATCGACATTCAATATCTAGACGGTTCGGAAGCGTTCTACAATCAATTGTCACTGAAGATAACACATGCGGATGGTATTTTATTTGATGACCAGCTAGCCAATTTTTCATTACTATCGGATTTAACTTTACCACCAGATAGCACCGACAACTTAGCGTTTAGCTTAACATTCCCTCCTGAATCAGGAAATGAATTTCAAGGGTTAATGACAAATGCAGAAATTATCATTACAGCTTTTGATGATACAGAAACTGAAACATCTTCCTTTGCCGTAGCCACTGATAGTGATGATGGCGCAGCATTACCGAGTACGGCAACAAATATTATTAATCTTGTAATAATAGGCGCGTTTCTTCTATTATTGGGACAGTTGTGCTTACTTTATACCAAATGGAATAAGCGTGTGAAAGAATAG
- a CDS encoding carbohydrate ABC transporter permease encodes MNKNMNNMYPYFFLIPAILIYGTFFLVPTALSFFYSFTWWTLTDWEFIGFDNFIQFFQEPSLRIGFRNTLVFAFTTMGGKVILGLALAVFLTSKIRNKDLLRSIVFFPALLSTIAVGYTFSSMMHPTKGVINTILSFIGITGPNWLGNPDIALLSVAMTDIWKGVGIATVIFIAGLMAIPTHYYEALKIDGGSALQAFWHITLPLSRPAMNTVIILALIGGLRTFDLVWAMTGGGPGFSTDLLASIVYKQYAAGFFGLSTAGNVLLFLFVALVAFPIFKFINRKEVDL; translated from the coding sequence ATGAACAAGAATATGAATAACATGTACCCGTATTTTTTCCTGATTCCAGCTATCCTCATCTATGGCACATTCTTCTTGGTACCGACGGCTCTATCGTTTTTTTACAGTTTCACCTGGTGGACGCTCACAGATTGGGAGTTTATCGGGTTTGATAATTTTATTCAGTTTTTTCAGGAGCCATCACTGAGAATTGGTTTTCGCAATACGTTGGTTTTTGCGTTTACGACAATGGGTGGTAAGGTGATTCTCGGTCTGGCGCTGGCGGTGTTTCTGACGTCGAAAATAAGAAATAAAGATTTGCTGCGATCGATTGTATTTTTTCCGGCATTATTGAGTACGATTGCGGTCGGCTATACATTCAGTTCGATGATGCACCCGACAAAAGGGGTGATCAACACGATTCTTTCTTTTATTGGCATAACCGGACCGAACTGGCTTGGAAATCCGGATATTGCGCTATTGTCGGTTGCGATGACGGATATTTGGAAAGGGGTCGGTATCGCAACGGTTATTTTCATTGCCGGGTTAATGGCGATTCCTACCCATTATTACGAAGCACTAAAGATTGATGGCGGCAGTGCTTTGCAAGCGTTTTGGCATATTACCTTGCCGTTATCAAGACCTGCGATGAATACCGTTATTATTCTCGCCTTAATCGGCGGTCTCCGTACATTTGACCTGGTATGGGCGATGACAGGCGGTGGACCTGGCTTTAGTACAGACCTTCTTGCATCGATTGTGTATAAACAGTATGCTGCAGGCTTCTTCGGGCTGTCGACTGCCGGGAACGTCTTATTATTCTTATTCGTGGCACTGGTTGCTTTTCCGATCTTTAAATTTATTAATCGAAAAGAGGTGGACTTATGA
- a CDS encoding helix-turn-helix domain-containing protein, translated as MDKEKRDQCREEIANHIIFSNQVLELLDISRSRLNQYVNAGKIIPIVAAGRNTVYLREDIEAFKRDHLDKLDKDLRYRNK; from the coding sequence ATGGATAAAGAAAAACGTGATCAATGTAGAGAAGAGATTGCTAATCATATTATATTTTCTAATCAGGTATTGGAATTGTTGGATATCAGCAGATCAAGATTAAATCAGTATGTAAATGCAGGAAAAATTATACCGATTGTTGCAGCTGGGAGAAATACAGTGTATTTACGAGAAGATATTGAAGCGTTTAAGCGTGATCATCTTGATAAGTTGGATAAAGATTTACGATACAGAAATAAATAA
- a CDS encoding SDR family NAD(P)-dependent oxidoreductase, which produces MPNLNNQVILVTGANRGQGKAIAQHLASLGAMVVVGARNYDAANEVAKLIGEDHAFPVQLDVTNEADWNAAVEKIIHTFDRLDALVNNAGALKRKTFRETTVDDYQQLINVNQLGVFMGMQAVIPQMEKQQKGSIINNVSVSAFAPISHSSAYAATKSSVVAMSKAAAIELGPTGIRVNMVHPGGIKTDMVSQDESVPEYYNTVPLRRIGQPVEIAKVVAFLASDESSYCTGSEIVVDGGMTLGTADE; this is translated from the coding sequence ATGCCAAATCTAAACAATCAAGTCATTCTTGTCACCGGTGCTAATCGCGGACAGGGAAAGGCTATTGCGCAGCACCTTGCCAGCTTAGGAGCTATGGTAGTGGTTGGTGCTCGAAATTATGATGCAGCGAACGAAGTAGCAAAGCTAATAGGAGAAGATCATGCTTTCCCGGTTCAGTTGGATGTGACCAACGAAGCAGACTGGAACGCAGCAGTTGAGAAGATTATCCATACATTCGATCGGCTGGATGCATTAGTCAATAATGCCGGAGCTCTCAAACGCAAAACCTTCAGAGAGACAACGGTCGATGATTATCAACAGTTGATTAATGTGAACCAGCTTGGTGTGTTCATGGGCATGCAAGCTGTTATTCCACAAATGGAAAAGCAGCAAAAAGGCTCAATCATTAACAACGTATCGGTTTCTGCATTTGCTCCGATCAGCCATTCCTCAGCTTATGCTGCAACAAAATCATCAGTCGTTGCAATGTCCAAAGCCGCAGCTATTGAACTTGGTCCAACGGGAATTCGCGTCAACATGGTCCATCCAGGTGGTATTAAAACCGACATGGTCAGCCAAGATGAAAGTGTTCCCGAGTATTACAATACCGTTCCACTGCGACGTATCGGACAACCAGTTGAAATTGCTAAAGTAGTAGCCTTCCTCGCCTCCGATGAGAGCTCTTATTGCACAGGCTCTGAGATTGTCGTGGATGGCGGAATGACGCTTGGGACAGCGGATGAGTAG
- a CDS encoding response regulator transcription factor, translated as MNILIVEDEYWALEELKALLANYQQEHQLFFFDDGEEAYAHVLQHEPDLVITDITMPVMDGIELIRSVKRLYPVTECVLLTVHDSFDYAKQAIDLNVSYYLLKPVKRDTLNDMMSRLLGKIADRKKHASDEQLWFINQLIVNPSTVNKELFVNETLYVTYIVLGNWHAPIEDDDIIMQELEKINQQTKGWLLSLDKQRILFLTKKEVITKTLFQQWSEVRQVHLATVKKGEDQRLGDVYQQVHQLMDQHKWFGRSSFITDQSQASQVTLHSLWDEVRVLEKSLRNGEYTSVDTQLSILTEQIHYLQPTQKVLRQFLLDMYYAIWFKLEQSTSKVIKIPQMDSHFAALDRLLTIKELRGWLQKLLAFIMQSLDDEELAPRQLIPKVKEFIETHYADNITFQQFADDHHVSLSYLSREFKLQTSMNFSDYLTNYRIEKAKELFENGFTKTVEVGILVGYQDPKHFRSVFKKATNYSPKQYKDLQQKTRRE; from the coding sequence ATGAATATTTTGATTGTGGAAGATGAGTATTGGGCACTGGAGGAATTAAAAGCATTACTCGCGAACTATCAACAGGAGCATCAGCTGTTCTTCTTTGATGATGGGGAAGAGGCATATGCGCATGTGCTCCAGCATGAGCCGGATCTGGTGATTACTGACATTACGATGCCGGTGATGGACGGTATCGAATTAATCAGAAGCGTGAAGCGGCTTTATCCTGTAACGGAATGCGTGTTATTAACAGTGCATGATAGCTTTGATTATGCGAAGCAGGCGATTGATCTGAACGTATCGTATTATTTATTAAAGCCGGTAAAACGAGATACGCTCAATGATATGATGAGCCGTCTGCTTGGTAAAATAGCAGACAGAAAAAAGCACGCCTCCGATGAACAATTATGGTTCATCAATCAGCTGATCGTAAACCCGTCCACAGTTAATAAAGAGCTGTTTGTCAACGAAACATTATACGTTACATACATCGTGCTTGGAAATTGGCATGCACCCATCGAGGATGACGACATCATCATGCAGGAGCTTGAGAAAATCAACCAGCAAACGAAAGGGTGGCTGCTATCGTTGGATAAGCAGCGGATTCTTTTTCTAACTAAAAAAGAAGTGATCACGAAAACACTCTTTCAACAGTGGAGTGAAGTCAGGCAGGTTCACCTTGCTACCGTGAAAAAAGGGGAAGATCAGCGCTTAGGCGATGTCTATCAACAGGTGCATCAGCTGATGGATCAGCATAAATGGTTTGGCAGATCGTCCTTTATCACCGATCAATCGCAAGCAAGTCAAGTCACACTCCATTCGTTGTGGGATGAGGTGCGTGTGTTGGAGAAGTCATTGAGAAACGGGGAATACACCTCTGTTGACACACAGCTATCGATTCTGACAGAGCAAATTCACTATTTGCAGCCGACACAGAAGGTATTAAGACAATTTTTGTTAGATATGTATTACGCGATCTGGTTTAAATTAGAACAATCGACGAGTAAAGTCATTAAGATTCCGCAGATGGACAGTCATTTCGCAGCATTAGACCGTTTGTTAACAATCAAGGAGCTGAGAGGCTGGTTACAGAAGTTGCTCGCCTTCATCATGCAATCATTAGATGATGAAGAACTGGCGCCTAGACAATTAATACCGAAAGTGAAGGAATTTATTGAGACTCATTATGCAGACAACATTACGTTTCAGCAGTTTGCCGATGATCATCATGTTAGTTTGAGCTATCTTTCCAGAGAATTCAAGCTGCAGACGTCGATGAATTTCTCTGACTATCTGACAAATTATCGCATCGAAAAAGCGAAGGAACTATTTGAAAATGGGTTTACTAAAACAGTGGAAGTAGGGATCTTAGTCGGCTATCAGGACCCGAAACATTTTCGCTCGGTCTTTAAGAAAGCGACAAATTATTCACCGAAGCAATATAAGGACCTACAGCAAAAGACAAGAAGGGAGTAA
- a CDS encoding cache domain-containing sensor histidine kinase yields the protein MKFPIRIQSFTFKTKMFLAFASAFIIVIIIIGTAIFLFNVDNMKKNTHSLSNILSTQFSKTIDLYFEDIDRVSLAIFTDPYVQDMLEHYDTEEVTNDIDNRKDLYPKIFNQIYPNEDIEGVTIYTTDKTAFTYQEGSGMELQYREADPQWMAQLDGLKKDAFLLLPTRQVTISKEEKQVVSFVRHIYGIPRRNKIGSLKIDINVNVFDKLLELDKLEELEEYLHVFVLTDENQVIYDQEREAIGDTLHINLPNATNDLAQNWTLTWNDRSYLSASNSSAFTGWQSLLLVDNHFIISERNQILLFMVGSGLITILIIAIISYSLSYSLSKPLILLRKKMERVESGDLADRMDLTNNEELNVLIRVYNSMLDSINKLITEVYQSSIAEKNAKISALQSQINPHFLYNTLNVMKSSSRVKGVEEVAVLAESLADLFKYTAVGLNRKVMVAEEIEHIHNYMRIQQYRFVGRFDKEISVSEEAKHARIPKLLVQPIVENAVIHGLKHTKKNGIIRVRIDKEAEFLHIEVTDNGQGMDAETLTTLSERIRNNKVDSDETSVGLINVAQRIRLLYGYRYRLEMESEKDRGTRMVMKIPFEEGSSYT from the coding sequence ATGAAATTCCCAATCCGAATCCAATCGTTCACCTTCAAAACAAAAATGTTTCTTGCCTTCGCCAGCGCGTTCATCATTGTGATTATCATCATCGGAACCGCCATTTTTCTATTTAATGTGGATAATATGAAGAAAAATACGCATTCCCTTTCCAATATCCTGTCTACGCAATTCAGCAAAACCATCGACTTATATTTTGAAGATATCGACCGGGTATCGTTAGCTATTTTTACTGACCCTTATGTCCAGGACATGCTGGAACATTACGATACAGAGGAGGTCACCAACGATATCGATAATCGAAAAGATCTGTATCCGAAGATTTTTAATCAAATTTATCCGAATGAAGATATTGAGGGGGTGACGATTTATACGACTGATAAGACAGCTTTTACCTATCAGGAAGGGAGCGGGATGGAGCTGCAATATCGGGAAGCTGATCCGCAATGGATGGCGCAATTAGATGGGCTGAAAAAGGATGCGTTTTTGCTTTTGCCGACCAGGCAAGTAACAATTTCAAAAGAAGAGAAACAAGTGGTTTCCTTCGTACGACATATCTACGGCATACCGAGAAGAAATAAAATTGGCTCGCTGAAGATCGATATTAATGTAAATGTATTTGATAAGTTATTAGAGTTGGATAAGCTCGAAGAATTGGAAGAATACTTGCACGTATTTGTCTTAACAGACGAGAATCAGGTCATTTATGATCAGGAAAGGGAAGCAATTGGAGACACGCTGCATATAAATCTTCCCAATGCAACCAATGATTTAGCGCAAAATTGGACATTAACTTGGAATGACAGATCCTATCTGTCTGCCAGTAACAGCTCGGCTTTTACCGGATGGCAAAGTCTGTTGCTGGTTGATAATCATTTTATTATTTCGGAACGAAACCAAATCCTGCTTTTTATGGTGGGAAGCGGTCTGATCACGATATTGATCATTGCGATTATCTCGTATTCTTTATCATACAGTCTGTCAAAACCGCTGATCCTTTTGCGCAAAAAGATGGAAAGAGTGGAGAGTGGGGATTTAGCGGACAGGATGGATCTGACGAACAATGAAGAGCTGAATGTCTTAATAAGGGTGTACAACAGTATGCTCGACAGTATTAACAAGTTAATTACGGAAGTCTATCAATCAAGCATTGCGGAGAAGAATGCCAAGATTTCCGCTCTGCAATCGCAAATTAATCCGCATTTTCTTTATAACACGCTAAATGTCATGAAGTCTTCCAGCCGGGTCAAAGGGGTTGAGGAAGTAGCTGTTCTGGCGGAGTCATTAGCCGATCTGTTTAAATATACGGCGGTGGGCCTTAACAGAAAAGTAATGGTGGCAGAAGAAATTGAACATATCCACAATTATATGCGGATTCAGCAATATCGCTTTGTCGGCAGATTTGATAAGGAGATTTCGGTCAGTGAGGAAGCGAAACATGCACGGATTCCGAAGCTGCTGGTTCAGCCCATTGTCGAAAATGCTGTGATTCATGGTTTGAAGCATACGAAGAAGAACGGTATTATCAGGGTCCGCATTGATAAAGAGGCAGAATTCTTGCATATCGAAGTTACGGATAATGGGCAGGGAATGGACGCAGAGACATTAACTACTCTTAGTGAGCGAATACGGAACAATAAGGTGGATAGTGATGAGACAAGTGTTGGATTGATCAATGTCGCTCAGCGGATTCGCTTGTTGTACGGATATCGCTACCGGTTGGAGATGGAGTCAGAGAAAGACCGAGGGACACGGATGGTGATGAAGATTCCATTTGAAGAAGGGAGCTCGTACACGTAA
- a CDS encoding ABC transporter substrate-binding protein encodes MIKRQRHWVLFLLVTFIAMVLLAACGGGDSEETSGGTNSEDTGSDTSGEAVELSMLVSETAMDDPGFVAVLDAIEKDLNIKTNVEVRPGGPEGENVVKTRLATGDMADLLLFNSGSLLMALNPSQYFVDLGEEPFMDNVMDSYKEVVSSDDQVFGIPAKSSQVGAWLYNKKVYQELGLEVPRTWDELMANNEKIKEAGKTAVITTYGEAWTSQLPILADFYNVQAEVANFADDYTNGEAKFANTPEAQRGFERIQEIYENGYQNEDYTVATYDQGMQMIAEGTGAHYPMLTQVLPIIEENYPDLVDDIGVFPQPSDDASTNGLTTWMPDAIMINKEAENVDAAKKWLDYFISDKGIAAYESKAKSIGPYVLKDVELPEDSYAAVEEMQVYFEEGNIAPALEFVSPIKGPNLPQICTSVGSGTMTAAEAAAMYDDDVEKQAKQLGLDWD; translated from the coding sequence ATGATAAAGCGACAGCGTCATTGGGTCTTATTTTTACTTGTAACGTTTATTGCGATGGTGTTATTAGCAGCGTGTGGTGGAGGGGATTCAGAAGAAACGTCAGGTGGTACAAATAGTGAGGATACTGGCAGTGATACGTCAGGTGAAGCAGTAGAATTATCAATGCTCGTATCGGAAACAGCAATGGATGATCCGGGCTTTGTGGCGGTGCTGGATGCCATCGAGAAAGACTTAAATATCAAGACGAATGTTGAAGTCAGACCTGGTGGACCAGAAGGGGAGAATGTCGTCAAAACACGACTTGCTACCGGTGATATGGCAGATCTTCTGTTGTTTAATTCTGGTTCCTTGTTAATGGCCTTAAATCCATCTCAATATTTTGTCGATTTAGGTGAAGAGCCGTTTATGGATAACGTCATGGACAGTTACAAAGAGGTCGTTTCGTCGGATGATCAAGTATTCGGTATCCCGGCGAAATCGAGTCAGGTTGGCGCCTGGTTGTATAACAAAAAAGTTTATCAGGAATTAGGTCTTGAAGTGCCGCGGACCTGGGATGAGCTGATGGCGAACAATGAGAAAATCAAAGAAGCTGGCAAAACAGCGGTGATTACCACGTATGGAGAGGCATGGACATCACAGCTTCCGATTCTGGCTGACTTCTACAATGTGCAAGCTGAGGTAGCGAACTTCGCCGACGATTATACGAATGGCGAGGCTAAATTTGCCAATACGCCAGAAGCGCAACGAGGCTTTGAGCGGATTCAGGAAATCTACGAAAATGGCTACCAGAATGAAGATTATACGGTGGCCACTTATGATCAAGGGATGCAGATGATTGCGGAAGGTACAGGTGCCCATTATCCGATGCTAACGCAAGTATTACCGATCATTGAAGAGAACTATCCTGATTTAGTTGATGATATCGGCGTCTTCCCACAGCCATCGGATGATGCTTCGACAAATGGTCTGACGACGTGGATGCCCGATGCGATTATGATTAATAAAGAAGCAGAGAATGTCGATGCCGCGAAAAAATGGCTGGACTATTTTATTTCGGATAAAGGGATTGCCGCTTATGAATCAAAGGCAAAAAGTATCGGACCTTACGTGTTGAAGGATGTTGAATTACCGGAGGATTCCTATGCTGCAGTAGAAGAGATGCAAGTCTATTTTGAGGAAGGCAATATTGCACCTGCCCTTGAATTCGTATCACCAATTAAAGGACCGAACTTACCACAAATTTGTACGTCAGTAGGAAGTGGCACGATGACCGCTGCAGAGGCGGCTGCCATGTATGATGACGATGTCGAAAAACAAGCCAAACAGCTAGGTCTGGATTGGGATTAG
- a CDS encoding CalY family protein has product MTIKKKLGMGVVTAALGLALVGGGTYAYFNDTEVSANTFAAGTLDLTLDPQVIFDVDNLKPGDYMLRSFELQNTGSLDIASVLLDTSYSVTDVDNNNGGEDLGDHYVVKFLKNEGHPEGWLDNDEYTVIYEKSLSELSTMTPDDLAVELEDFLWWDYEQDGIPAGGTDYLSVKIEFKDNGQDQNIFQGDSLELNWTFTAEQEEGEER; this is encoded by the coding sequence ATGACAATTAAAAAGAAATTAGGTATGGGCGTTGTTACAGCTGCACTAGGTTTAGCATTGGTAGGCGGAGGTACATATGCATATTTTAACGATACAGAAGTTTCCGCTAATACGTTCGCAGCAGGTACATTGGATCTGACATTGGATCCACAGGTAATCTTTGATGTAGATAATTTAAAACCAGGAGATTATATGCTTCGCTCCTTCGAATTACAAAACACTGGATCCTTAGATATTGCAAGTGTCCTGTTAGATACTTCCTACAGTGTGACAGACGTTGATAACAATAATGGCGGTGAAGATTTAGGAGATCATTATGTAGTCAAATTCCTGAAAAATGAAGGGCATCCTGAAGGCTGGCTTGATAATGACGAATATACAGTCATTTACGAAAAATCTTTATCTGAGCTTTCAACAATGACACCAGATGATTTAGCTGTAGAATTGGAAGATTTCTTATGGTGGGATTATGAGCAAGATGGTATCCCAGCAGGAGGAACAGATTATTTGAGTGTGAAAATTGAATTCAAAGACAACGGTCAAGATCAAAACATCTTCCAAGGCGATTCTTTAGAACTTAACTGGACATTCACAGCTGAACAAGAAGAAGGCGAAGAAAGATAA
- the tapA gene encoding amyloid fiber anchoring/assembly protein TapA translates to MVTYRKNHRKKSPLLQLVIILYAVILSLSQLTSPTSSMFSNTKEVSFTMPSGTWWDGSELLFTPSENQTVNDSCLPTTFSVDIQNNGFSMTNATQYEIFYIEDGNPKDGSKIAEDTLELLEANEVTTISHEATITGFYIVKVFQQPDYAGESEKIIWSEVFEVSCPSEPTETESEEEVTPDAEETVQEPEKEEAVNTAPPETPDEPVEEPVQEEDKEAPTEEADKEANSNPEETLPPANESQEPETKEEVKEKAETEQKTKEPETATEKEQQQSQSEDAPSSKTESQEGETK, encoded by the coding sequence ATGGTAACATACAGAAAAAATCATAGAAAAAAATCCCCTCTCCTACAACTAGTGATCATTTTATACGCCGTCATCCTATCTTTGTCACAGCTCACCTCCCCCACCAGTTCCATGTTCAGCAACACCAAAGAGGTTAGTTTCACCATGCCGAGTGGAACTTGGTGGGATGGTAGCGAATTACTATTTACACCAAGTGAGAATCAAACTGTAAACGATAGTTGCCTCCCAACAACCTTCTCAGTAGATATACAGAATAACGGGTTCAGTATGACCAATGCTACCCAATACGAGATTTTCTACATAGAGGACGGCAATCCAAAAGATGGGAGCAAAATTGCTGAGGATACACTTGAGCTACTGGAAGCTAATGAAGTGACAACGATCTCACATGAGGCAACAATTACAGGATTTTATATCGTAAAGGTCTTTCAACAACCGGATTATGCCGGTGAATCAGAAAAAATAATCTGGAGCGAAGTATTCGAAGTATCATGCCCTTCTGAACCGACAGAAACGGAATCGGAAGAAGAAGTAACACCAGATGCGGAAGAAACAGTGCAGGAACCGGAAAAAGAAGAGGCAGTAAATACCGCACCTCCGGAAACGCCGGATGAACCAGTAGAAGAGCCAGTTCAAGAAGAAGATAAAGAAGCACCAACAGAAGAAGCTGATAAAGAGGCCAATTCGAATCCAGAAGAAACATTACCTCCAGCCAATGAAAGTCAAGAGCCTGAAACGAAAGAAGAGGTAAAAGAAAAAGCAGAGACAGAGCAAAAAACAAAAGAACCCGAAACAGCTACCGAGAAAGAACAGCAACAAAGTCAATCAGAAGATGCACCATCATCCAAAACTGAATCTCAAGAAGGTGAAACGAAATGA
- the sipW gene encoding signal peptidase I SipW, with the protein MTNKIFKQVRKWLSFLITVVLFVSLVFTVFITISTKASGGEPEVMGYQLKAVLSGSMEPDIQTGSIIAVKPGGDMTRFQEGDVITFLNENETLITHRVSDVIQSGEHVMYETKGDNNNAVDPATVLSDNVVAEYEGFTIPYLGYVVTFANSQAGSAMLLILPGILLIGYAAFTIWQALSQIELKKPAESKAQEAVEQK; encoded by the coding sequence ATGACAAATAAAATTTTTAAACAAGTTAGAAAATGGCTAAGTTTTCTTATTACGGTTGTGCTTTTTGTTTCGTTAGTATTTACGGTATTTATCACGATTTCCACCAAAGCATCCGGTGGGGAACCGGAAGTGATGGGATATCAGCTAAAAGCAGTCTTATCTGGATCGATGGAACCCGATATCCAAACAGGCTCCATCATCGCAGTTAAACCTGGTGGTGATATGACAAGATTTCAAGAAGGGGACGTCATCACCTTCTTAAATGAAAATGAAACGTTAATTACCCACCGCGTTTCCGACGTCATTCAGAGTGGCGAACATGTGATGTATGAAACAAAAGGGGACAATAATAATGCCGTAGATCCAGCAACCGTTCTATCAGACAACGTAGTGGCGGAGTATGAGGGATTCACTATCCCTTATCTCGGTTATGTCGTCACTTTCGCAAATTCGCAAGCAGGCAGCGCTATGCTGTTAATCTTACCTGGCATTCTATTAATCGGATATGCAGCTTTCACCATTTGGCAAGCACTATCCCAGATCGAACTAAAAAAACCTGCTGAATCAAAGGCACAGGAAGCAGTTGAACAGAAGTAA
- a CDS encoding Gfo/Idh/MocA family protein — translation MLNVAVVGVNNIGSLHCQAYLENPDTALVAVCDLVEERAQAAATNYQTRAYTNLDDLLEKEVVDIVSVATAGVENGSHHYAPVMTAMKAGKDVLVEKPISNSLEEAREMVRVALEKKVRLGCNLNHRFVPAAAKGKALIAEDKLGSLLYLNMKLTIQNPKDMTEWFHMRALHPHSIDVMRYFAGDVRRVQSFMTRAPKRQSWSTVSVNMEFQSGAVGHLTGSYDMSRHHPIEYCEVAGTSGRFEIDNVYEHFRYYPHHQQEMTTMRNSIMTGVDTFHATLRNRIDQFIIDVKAGTHPIKLSASGFDALAAQEVIEAAIASHQANGKVIEVPQIHDYLPIRNVSH, via the coding sequence ATGTTAAATGTAGCGGTTGTCGGCGTGAATAATATTGGCAGTCTACATTGTCAGGCATATTTGGAGAATCCGGATACAGCGCTAGTAGCCGTCTGTGATCTTGTGGAAGAGCGGGCTCAAGCAGCAGCCACTAACTATCAGACAAGGGCATATACAAATCTGGACGACTTATTGGAAAAAGAAGTGGTTGATATCGTCAGCGTGGCAACGGCAGGTGTTGAGAATGGCAGTCATCATTATGCACCTGTGATGACTGCGATGAAGGCTGGTAAAGATGTCTTAGTGGAGAAACCGATCTCCAACAGCTTGGAGGAAGCGCGAGAAATGGTAAGGGTTGCGCTCGAGAAGAAGGTGCGGCTAGGATGCAACTTGAATCATCGTTTTGTTCCGGCAGCGGCAAAGGGAAAAGCGCTGATAGCGGAGGATAAATTAGGCTCTCTTCTGTATTTGAATATGAAATTAACGATACAGAATCCGAAAGATATGACGGAATGGTTTCATATGAGAGCGCTGCATCCGCATTCGATCGATGTGATGCGCTATTTTGCAGGGGATGTCCGGCGGGTACAGTCTTTTATGACGCGAGCACCTAAGCGCCAGAGCTGGTCGACGGTATCGGTTAACATGGAATTTCAATCAGGTGCAGTAGGGCATTTGACGGGAAGCTACGATATGTCACGACATCATCCGATCGAATATTGCGAAGTAGCGGGAACGAGCGGACGATTTGAAATTGACAATGTTTATGAGCATTTTCGTTATTATCCGCATCATCAGCAAGAGATGACAACGATGAGAAATTCGATTATGACCGGTGTCGATACGTTTCATGCTACGTTACGCAATCGAATTGATCAGTTTATAATCGATGTAAAAGCAGGTACACACCCGATCAAATTGTCTGCTTCTGGATTCGATGCGTTAGCTGCACAGGAAGTGATTGAAGCAGCTATTGCCTCACATCAAGCAAACGGAAAAGTGATCGAGGTTCCTCAGATCCATGATTATTTGCCGATACGTAACGTTTCTCATTAG